Below is a window of Myroides profundi DNA.
AATCTATTAAAGATGAGATTATTCTTCAAGAAGTTTTAAATATTAGAGCTACTCTACCAAGAGTAGGTACTCGAAAACTTCAACATATGTTACAAGAACGCTTAGGTTCGCACAATATAAGCGTAGGAAGAGATTATCTGTTTGATTTATTAGACAGTCATAAAATGTTGGTTAGGCAACGAAAGCGCAAAGCATATACAACAGACTCCAGAGCTTGGAGAGGACAGTATTTAGACTTGTATAATGGAGTAAAAGTTACTAGACCAGAACAATTTTGGGTAAGTGACATCACCTATATCAGGTTAAATAATACTTGGGGCTATTTAAGTTTAATCACAGATGCTTATTCTCATAAAATAATGGGCTATAGTTTTAGCTTAGATTTAACCACTAATGGATGCTTACAAGCCTTGAAAATGGCATTAAAGAACAGGATTTATACAGAGAAACTTATTCATCATTCAGATCGAGGATGTCAATACTGCAGTAGTGTTTATACTAAAATACTGATAGAAAACAACATATCTATTAGTACAACACAAGGTGGTGAACCAAGAGATAATGCAATAGCTGAGCGTGTAAATGGTATAATTAAAGGTGAATTTGATTTAAACTATTCAAGTTTAGGTTATCAAAAAACGATTGATAAAATTAAGAATAGTATAGAAGCTTATAACCAAATTAGACCTCATGATAGTTGTGATAGGTTAACTCCAAATCAAGCTCATTTAAAGACAGGTATTCTAACTAAGAGATGGAAGAATTATTACAAGACTAATAAACAAAAACAACAACCTGTACAGTAATAAAAGGATTAATAAAAATCTGTACAGTATTAAGTAGGATTATTAACTATAACTGTACAGTTATAGTAGGACGAGACATAATGTTAATTTATCTTATTCTATTATAGAAGTAGCAACATTTGAAAGTGAATGGATGTTAGTCAATTTTACCAAAGCAAAGTTTGATAGATGTATGCTAGATAAATCTATAATAAAAAAATGTAATTTTCAGGAAGCTAAATTGGTATTTAATGCAGATGATGCTGTTTTTGAAGATTGTTCTTTTGTTGGTGCTAAGATAGGTATAGGGACATATGGACATGAATATGGTGGACGTAGAACCAAATTTTATAATTGCGATTTCACTGATGCACAATTTGCTCGAGTAGAGTTCAGAGCTTCAAAATTCTATAATTGTAATTTCACTAATACGACATTTATTAAATGTGATTTTAGAGGAGTGAAAATGGAAGGTTGTATTCTTCCTAAGTTATCTCAATTTACAGATATGGATATACCTGATTATATAACAGAATAGCGAATTTAGAAACAAAAGACTTAACCATTATAGTTAAGTCTTTTGTTTTATATACATAATAGAGCTGTAAGGTTACTTAACAGGTTTTCTAACAGAAAAGAAACGTTTACTGTTAGATTAGATATTATAAATAGTAAAGGTAGATTAGTAGTGTGTTGATTTTTAACCAACAGTGTTTTCTTGAGTTAACTACATATATCTCGAGCTAATCCAGTAGGTTCATCATGGTGAGAAGCCTTAATAACAGTGGTGTTATGGCTAGAGAGGAAAGTAAAATGACATTAGCAAGAAAAAAAAATCGCTTAAGATTATCTCTTAAGCGATTTTATATTTTATAGTATATTGACTATTTAATTTCTTCTGATGTGAATGCTAGCTTCACAGTAGGGAATTTACTTTGTGTCATTTGGATAGAGAATTCACTATCTGCTAAGAACACTAGTTGTCCTGATTTATCAAAAGCTAGGAACTTCTGTTTTATACGTTTGAATTCTTTGAACTCTTCGTTTTTAGGATCTTCCGGACGTACCCAACATGCTTTATAAGCAGGGAAGTTCTCATACGTACATTTAGCTCCGTATTCGTGCTCTAAACGGTATTGGATAACCTCGTACTGAAGTGCTCCTACAGTACCGATTACTTTACGACCATTCATCTCTAGGGTGAATAACTGTGCTACCCCTTCATCCATTAACTGATCGATACCTTTCTCTAATTGTTTAGACTTAAGTGGGTCAGCGTTGTTGATATAACGGAAGTGCTCAGGTGAGAAACTAGGAATACCTGTGAACTGCATGATTTCTCCTTCAGTAAGTGTGTCTCCAATCTTAAAGTTACCAGTATCGTGTAACCCTACGATATCTCCAGCATAAGATACATCTACGATTTCTTTTTTCTCAGCGAAGAAAGCATTCGGGCTAGAGAACTTAAGCTTCTTACCTTGTCTTACGTGTAAGTAAGGAGTGTTTCTCTCAAATGTACCAGATACAATCTTGATGAATGCTAGACGGTCTCTGTGTTTAGGGTCCATATTAGCATGGATCTTAAATACAAATCCTGAGAATGTATTTTCTTTAGGCTCTACTACTCTTGTACTAGATTCTTTAGCACGAGGAGAAGGAGCGATTTGGATAAAACAATCTAATAGCTCACGTACCCCAAAGTTGTTTAACGCAGAACCGAAGAATA
It encodes the following:
- a CDS encoding pentapeptide repeat-containing protein — translated: MLVNFTKAKFDRCMLDKSIIKKCNFQEAKLVFNADDAVFEDCSFVGAKIGIGTYGHEYGGRRTKFYNCDFTDAQFARVEFRASKFYNCNFTNTTFIKCDFRGVKMEGCILPKLSQFTDMDIPDYITE
- a CDS encoding IS3 family transposase → MCQLFGKTRSAYYQSIDRYASQSIKDEIILQEVLNIRATLPRVGTRKLQHMLQERLGSHNISVGRDYLFDLLDSHKMLVRQRKRKAYTTDSRAWRGQYLDLYNGVKVTRPEQFWVSDITYIRLNNTWGYLSLITDAYSHKIMGYSFSLDLTTNGCLQALKMALKNRIYTEKLIHHSDRGCQYCSSVYTKILIENNISISTTQGGEPRDNAIAERVNGIIKGEFDLNYSSLGYQKTIDKIKNSIEAYNQIRPHDSCDRLTPNQAHLKTGILTKRWKNYYKTNKQKQQPVQ
- a CDS encoding peptide chain release factor 3: MSFLKEIDRRRTFGVIAHPDAGKTTLTEKLLLFGGAIQEAGAVKNNKIKKGATSDFMEIERQRGISVATSVLAFNYKDKKINILDTPGHKDFAEDTFRTLTAVDSVIVVIDVAKGVEEQTEKLVEVCRMRNIPMIVFINKLDREGRDAFELMDEVEQKLQLKVTPLSFPIGMGYDFKGIYNIWEKNINLFSEDSRKNIEETINVSDLASPELDKLVGEKSANNLRDELEIIEGIYPEFDREEYISGNLQPVFFGSALNNFGVRELLDCFIQIAPSPRAKESSTRVVEPKENTFSGFVFKIHANMDPKHRDRLAFIKIVSGTFERNTPYLHVRQGKKLKFSSPNAFFAEKKEIVDVSYAGDIVGLHDTGNFKIGDTLTEGEIMQFTGIPSFSPEHFRYINNADPLKSKQLEKGIDQLMDEGVAQLFTLEMNGRKVIGTVGALQYEVIQYRLEHEYGAKCTYENFPAYKACWVRPEDPKNEEFKEFKRIKQKFLAFDKSGQLVFLADSEFSIQMTQSKFPTVKLAFTSEEIK